The following coding sequences lie in one Psychrobacter arenosus genomic window:
- a CDS encoding DUF1543 domain-containing protein: MPTLFMVQLGGRPKGRLIEQHDIFFGVADELVELIPAINEHWPEVNNKWHVDSYRAVTRVGGYRIDWIATAESDSANENQAEDVTNLKLFFINLGGYLPNDFEEYHHKLLIVAPTQAEAIKQAKQSDFYKKYSFKDKGTPFNAASHIDDKHQVDVDDIYNVSELLSTGSLQITEDKADTAAIEDKSYIGYLSIKNLRKLK; encoded by the coding sequence ATGCCCACACTTTTTATGGTTCAGCTCGGTGGTCGCCCTAAAGGCCGCTTGATTGAGCAACACGATATTTTCTTTGGCGTAGCGGATGAGTTGGTTGAGCTTATTCCCGCTATCAATGAGCATTGGCCAGAAGTGAACAATAAATGGCACGTGGACTCTTATCGTGCTGTGACACGCGTAGGCGGCTATCGTATTGATTGGATAGCTACAGCCGAGTCGGATAGCGCTAATGAAAACCAAGCAGAGGACGTAACCAATCTAAAGCTATTTTTTATTAATTTGGGCGGCTATCTTCCCAATGATTTTGAAGAATATCATCACAAGTTGCTTATCGTCGCGCCAACCCAAGCTGAAGCTATTAAGCAAGCGAAGCAAAGTGATTTCTATAAAAAATACAGCTTTAAAGATAAAGGCACGCCGTTTAATGCCGCCTCGCATATTGATGATAAACACCAAGTGGATGTGGATGATATTTATAATGTCAGTGAGTTGCTGAGCACAGGCAGCTTACAGATTACCGAGGATAAAGCGGATACAGCCGCTATAGAAGACAAATCCTATATCGGTTATTTAAGCATTAAAAATCTCAGGAAGTTAAAATAA
- the hrpA gene encoding ATP-dependent RNA helicase HrpA, with translation MPNYQQLADLPVLAKDRHFLTRLEREMQRDLKREANRKPTPKKDGQGKEQGKDQNKQKTLADKQAQYDKAKQRSQQAVQERIDSIPENLAAKLNHDLPVSQRAEDLVQAILDHQVIIVAGETGSGKTTQLPKLAMLAGRGITGQIGHTQPRRLAARSVANRIAEELGEPLGETVSFKIRFNEQGTAKSVVKLMTDGILLAELGHDRFLTKYDTIIIDEAHERSLNIDFIMGYLKNLLPKRPDLKVIITSATLDTQRFSEYFSHYDARTKRTINAPVINVEGRSYPVEVRYRPLTDEPVTSSDDDSYDDFEDNLPRAVVAAVEECFEDANSKGHPSQADILIFAATEAEIRELQEVLVRHGPRHTEVLPLFARQTYAEQQRIFSPSGRGRRIVIATNVAETALTVPGIRYVIDLGFARISRYSYRSRVQRLPIEAISQAAANQRKGRCGRVAPGVCIRLYSEEDFTSRPEFTEPEILRTNLASVILQMASLRLGSVDDFDFIEPPDSRLIKDGRKLLDELGAITAKNSDSQKPISKQTLNEVKLTRTGQKMARMPIDPRLARMLVAGSDFDCLREMLIIVAALAVQDPRERPAEKRAQADQRHAVFRQEDSDFLFYLSLWKSVFETDSEGNKLSSSQRKQFAKKNYLSFPRLREWQKTYRQLEQMVTELKLTDTPAKTNAKSNAKNNNSSAAELILIDSVDEEQRAVRYANLHRALLTGLLSVIAHKTENRGEYLAARQQKAKIFPASTVFKQVPPWVMAFEIVETSQVFMRTVAKIEPEWIISAAGDLVKYHYFEPHWSKKSGRVKAYAQISVFGLIVIAKQLTNYEQVNLEEAREIFIRDGLVTGNFGRQAPFLQHNMDKIAQVERIEDKLRRRDLLVDEEALYQFYDHKIPEHIASRKAFEDWRAEVESNDSKFLFFTDEDVLRETAPTTGEFPEVWQLGDLKLPLKYVFDPASEDDGVTIRVPLAALPQLDAVELLWGVPGWRYELVLQLLRSLSKDIRRQIVPIPDTADSLFDELEQQQQNGQQAGLLKQLCQALQRRGIVGLTPKDFNPSSIDRYLQPQICVVDDKNRLIEKGRDLETLQIRHASETSQALMSEADMHGMHTSFPEHFRFSKNRHSAGVVMKQFAALVADEAGEAVSIHQFTDVNAALKAHRKGVLTLIKLQLGAKQKQLTNQVDNAFKLAFAPLGNMDKLKTILVDATLDAALETHATRFDHQDILPDNADKLTEILADKLPMSEADYAQTAKSVLDNFLLEGQTIIKLLKNVYTRWQRIRQRLLMLDREIFGESIDDIEDQLEDLHLSDFVYRMDFEHWQQYPRYLEALEIRIDRLEHNLDNDLDAVYELDVHMERLAGRAADEKISEYRWLVEEYRIQLFAQPMKTRGAVSPKRLNKVWEKLT, from the coding sequence ATGCCCAATTACCAACAGTTGGCTGACTTGCCCGTATTGGCGAAAGACAGACATTTTCTGACTCGCCTAGAGCGTGAGATGCAGCGTGACCTAAAGCGTGAGGCAAACCGCAAACCGACTCCTAAGAAAGACGGCCAAGGTAAAGAGCAAGGCAAAGACCAGAATAAACAAAAGACGCTCGCTGACAAACAAGCCCAATACGACAAGGCAAAACAACGCTCTCAGCAAGCGGTACAAGAGCGTATTGATAGTATTCCAGAGAATTTGGCGGCGAAGCTCAACCATGACCTGCCGGTGAGTCAGCGTGCCGAAGATTTGGTACAGGCTATCTTGGATCATCAGGTTATTATCGTAGCGGGTGAGACCGGGTCGGGTAAGACCACCCAGTTGCCTAAGCTGGCTATGCTGGCGGGTCGCGGTATTACCGGGCAGATTGGTCATACTCAGCCTAGACGACTGGCTGCGCGTAGTGTTGCCAACCGTATCGCCGAAGAGTTGGGTGAGCCATTAGGGGAGACGGTCAGCTTTAAGATTCGCTTTAATGAGCAAGGTACCGCAAAGTCTGTGGTCAAGCTGATGACGGATGGTATCTTACTAGCGGAATTGGGTCACGATCGCTTCCTGACTAAATACGACACCATCATTATCGATGAAGCGCATGAGCGTAGTCTTAATATTGACTTTATCATGGGCTATCTGAAGAATTTACTGCCCAAGCGTCCTGACTTAAAAGTAATCATTACTTCGGCGACGCTCGATACTCAGCGTTTTAGCGAATACTTTTCGCATTATGATGCTCGGACCAAGCGGACTATTAATGCGCCCGTGATCAATGTCGAAGGGCGCAGCTATCCGGTGGAAGTTCGCTATCGTCCGTTAACCGATGAGCCGGTGACCAGCTCAGATGATGACAGCTATGATGACTTCGAAGACAATCTACCACGTGCCGTTGTGGCCGCTGTCGAAGAGTGTTTTGAAGATGCCAATAGCAAAGGCCATCCTTCACAAGCCGATATCCTTATCTTTGCCGCTACCGAAGCGGAGATTCGCGAGCTCCAAGAAGTACTAGTGAGACATGGTCCGCGTCATACTGAAGTACTGCCACTATTTGCCCGGCAAACCTATGCCGAACAGCAGCGTATCTTTTCGCCATCCGGTCGAGGTCGCCGTATTGTCATTGCGACCAACGTTGCCGAAACGGCATTGACCGTACCGGGTATCCGCTACGTTATCGATTTAGGGTTTGCGCGTATCTCTCGCTACTCGTATCGCTCACGCGTGCAACGCTTACCTATTGAAGCCATCTCGCAAGCTGCGGCGAACCAGCGTAAAGGCCGTTGTGGTCGTGTGGCGCCCGGGGTTTGTATTCGCTTGTATTCTGAGGAAGACTTTACCAGCCGTCCTGAATTTACCGAGCCGGAAATTCTGCGTACCAACTTAGCGTCCGTTATCTTACAGATGGCGAGCTTGCGTCTAGGCAGTGTCGATGACTTTGACTTTATTGAGCCGCCAGACAGCCGCTTGATTAAAGATGGTCGTAAATTGCTCGATGAATTGGGTGCCATCACTGCGAAGAATAGCGACAGTCAAAAACCGATTAGCAAACAGACTCTGAATGAGGTCAAGCTGACGCGCACGGGTCAAAAGATGGCGCGGATGCCAATCGACCCAAGGCTGGCACGCATGTTAGTTGCCGGTAGTGACTTTGACTGTCTGCGCGAAATGCTAATTATCGTAGCAGCTCTTGCAGTACAAGACCCACGGGAACGCCCTGCAGAAAAACGCGCTCAAGCCGATCAAAGACACGCGGTATTCCGCCAAGAAGACTCAGATTTCTTATTCTACTTAAGCTTGTGGAAGAGTGTCTTTGAGACCGACAGCGAAGGTAATAAATTATCTAGCAGCCAGCGTAAGCAATTTGCCAAAAAGAACTATTTGAGCTTTCCGCGACTGCGAGAATGGCAAAAAACCTATCGCCAACTCGAGCAGATGGTCACGGAATTAAAACTGACGGACACGCCTGCTAAAACCAACGCTAAAAGCAATGCTAAAAACAACAACAGCTCAGCAGCTGAGTTGATACTCATCGATAGTGTGGATGAGGAACAACGCGCAGTCAGATATGCTAACTTGCATCGTGCGCTACTCACAGGGCTGCTATCTGTTATCGCCCATAAGACGGAAAACCGTGGTGAATATCTGGCCGCCCGTCAGCAAAAAGCTAAGATATTCCCAGCGAGCACGGTATTTAAGCAAGTACCGCCTTGGGTCATGGCTTTTGAAATCGTTGAGACCTCGCAAGTCTTTATGCGTACTGTCGCGAAGATTGAGCCAGAATGGATTATCTCGGCGGCAGGCGATTTGGTTAAATACCATTACTTTGAGCCGCACTGGTCGAAGAAGTCGGGCCGCGTTAAGGCGTATGCACAGATTAGTGTGTTCGGTCTAATCGTCATTGCCAAGCAATTGACCAATTACGAACAAGTAAACCTCGAGGAAGCCCGCGAAATTTTCATTCGTGATGGTCTGGTCACCGGTAACTTCGGTCGCCAAGCGCCTTTCTTACAGCACAACATGGATAAGATTGCCCAGGTTGAGCGTATCGAAGACAAATTACGCCGTCGTGATTTATTGGTCGATGAAGAAGCGCTGTATCAGTTTTATGACCATAAAATTCCTGAGCATATTGCTAGCCGTAAGGCCTTTGAAGACTGGCGCGCGGAAGTCGAAAGTAACGACAGTAAGTTTCTGTTCTTTACTGACGAAGACGTCTTAAGAGAGACTGCGCCGACTACTGGTGAGTTTCCAGAAGTCTGGCAGTTGGGGGATTTAAAATTACCTTTAAAATACGTCTTTGATCCAGCGAGTGAAGACGATGGTGTGACCATTCGCGTACCATTAGCCGCGCTGCCGCAGCTGGATGCCGTAGAGCTACTTTGGGGCGTACCGGGTTGGCGCTACGAGTTGGTGCTACAACTACTGCGCTCATTGTCAAAAGATATCCGTCGTCAGATAGTGCCGATACCGGATACGGCAGACAGTCTATTTGATGAGTTAGAGCAGCAACAGCAAAATGGTCAGCAAGCGGGTCTGCTTAAGCAGTTGTGCCAAGCCTTGCAGCGCCGCGGTATTGTAGGATTGACGCCAAAAGACTTTAATCCATCGAGTATCGATCGCTATTTGCAACCGCAAATCTGTGTGGTCGATGATAAAAATAGGCTGATTGAAAAAGGTCGTGACTTAGAGACCTTGCAGATTCGCCATGCTAGCGAGACCAGCCAAGCCTTGATGAGCGAAGCCGATATGCACGGCATGCATACGAGCTTCCCTGAGCACTTTAGATTTAGCAAAAACCGTCATAGTGCGGGCGTGGTGATGAAGCAGTTTGCTGCCTTAGTCGCTGATGAGGCCGGTGAAGCGGTCTCTATTCATCAATTTACCGATGTGAATGCTGCCTTAAAAGCGCATCGAAAAGGGGTGCTGACGCTCATCAAGTTGCAATTGGGTGCCAAGCAAAAGCAGCTGACCAATCAAGTGGATAATGCCTTTAAGTTAGCCTTTGCACCACTCGGCAATATGGACAAGTTAAAAACTATCCTCGTTGATGCGACCTTAGATGCCGCGCTTGAGACTCATGCCACGCGCTTTGACCATCAAGATATCTTGCCGGATAATGCCGATAAGCTAACCGAAATATTGGCGGATAAATTGCCGATGAGTGAGGCCGATTATGCGCAGACCGCCAAGTCGGTATTGGATAACTTCTTATTGGAAGGGCAGACCATTATTAAGTTGCTGAAAAACGTCTATACCCGTTGGCAACGTATCCGTCAGCGCTTATTGATGTTAGACCGTGAAATATTTGGAGAATCTATTGACGATATTGAAGATCAGTTAGAAGACCTACACTTGTCTGATTTCGTCTATCGCATGGACTTTGAGCATTGGCAGCAGTATCCCCGCTATTTAGAGGCGCTAGAGATTCGTATTGATCGCCTGGAGCACAATCTAGATAACGACTTGGATGCAGTCTACGAATTGGATGTGCATATGGAGCGCCTTGCTGGCCGTGCCGCTGACGAAAAAATCAGTGAGTATCGTTGGTTGGTCGAAGAGTATCGCATTCAACTGTTTGCGCAACCGATGAAGACCCGCGGTGCGGTCTCGCCAAAACGCTTAAATAAAGTATGGGAAAAATTAACCTAG
- a CDS encoding alpha/beta fold hydrolase encodes MLRRFIFILLGLLLGIIVIAALAFAAFRAPDRSVAELAQWQLPNSEFIDIAGTQAHVVQSGLCQQLNNNKTTKHADQVGIEPPVVVLLHGTSASLHTWNGWAEQLEKDYCVIRMDLPGFGLTGPFADITKSYHSDNYADFVIQVLDKLHVAKASLVGNSLGGKVAWLTAVHYPERVDKLVLIDAAGYPATPKHVPIGFKLAQYPKLDPLIKRVLPRSVVEKSLLSVYADDTKVTEALVNRYYQLTLRAGNRGALGRRMREFDTPNQAALIPTITAPTLILWGEQDDLIPLENGKRFHQAIQNSQFVTFPELGHVPQEEAAVATVNVAKAFLVGASKGN; translated from the coding sequence ATGCTACGACGGTTTATCTTTATCCTATTAGGCCTGTTGTTGGGCATTATCGTGATAGCGGCGCTCGCCTTTGCGGCTTTTCGTGCCCCAGACCGTAGTGTGGCTGAGCTGGCGCAGTGGCAATTGCCCAATAGTGAGTTCATAGATATAGCAGGTACCCAAGCGCATGTGGTGCAATCTGGATTATGCCAACAGCTCAACAATAACAAGACTACTAAACATGCAGATCAAGTTGGTATTGAGCCGCCTGTCGTAGTGTTATTGCACGGTACCTCCGCCAGTCTTCACACTTGGAATGGGTGGGCGGAGCAACTGGAGAAAGACTACTGTGTAATCCGTATGGATTTGCCTGGCTTTGGCTTGACCGGGCCTTTCGCTGATATCACTAAATCCTACCATAGTGATAACTACGCAGACTTTGTCATACAAGTCTTGGATAAGCTACACGTGGCTAAGGCGAGCTTGGTCGGTAATTCACTAGGCGGCAAAGTGGCTTGGCTCACTGCTGTCCATTATCCCGAGCGCGTCGATAAGTTGGTTTTAATCGATGCTGCGGGCTATCCGGCAACTCCAAAACACGTACCAATTGGCTTTAAATTGGCACAGTATCCCAAACTTGACCCACTCATTAAACGAGTATTGCCGCGCTCTGTGGTAGAGAAAAGCCTGCTTAGCGTCTATGCCGATGATACGAAAGTGACGGAAGCGTTGGTCAATCGCTATTACCAGCTGACCCTACGCGCAGGTAATCGTGGTGCGCTAGGCCGGCGGATGCGGGAGTTTGATACTCCTAATCAGGCAGCACTCATCCCAACTATTACTGCACCGACCCTAATACTATGGGGGGAGCAAGATGACCTTATTCCTTTAGAAAACGGTAAGCGGTTTCACCAAGCTATTCAAAACAGTCAATTCGTTACCTTTCCAGAATTAGGCCATGTACCGCAAGAAGAAGCGGCTGTCGCTACTGTCAACGTTGCCAAAGCATTTTTAGTAGGCGCATCAAAGGGTAATTGA
- a CDS encoding aldehyde dehydrogenase family protein: MATEFKKNHAKICEEWRLLSSTDRAAFLQAASPRLALLTGNANKAKRLFAHLLEQAPKLDAVMAMNGATGESNDLYLDARGKTMVIGTENAKTLPVLGQMVAALLAGNEVILHYPSQPEICIEVVDILYNAGIKEDVISIANDSQTVILLHMDRLAQVAAVGTPAEMQELATELAKTDGILTQMIAVTDVSGCREMLTPDYLYRFVTERVKTINTTAIGGNASLLELV, encoded by the coding sequence ATGGCGACCGAATTCAAAAAAAATCATGCAAAAATCTGTGAAGAATGGCGTTTACTGAGTAGCACTGATCGTGCGGCGTTTTTGCAAGCAGCTAGCCCACGTTTAGCACTCCTTACGGGCAATGCTAATAAAGCCAAGCGCTTATTCGCCCATTTGCTTGAACAAGCGCCTAAGCTAGATGCCGTCATGGCTATGAATGGCGCGACAGGCGAGTCCAACGACTTGTACCTAGACGCTCGTGGCAAGACTATGGTCATCGGGACAGAAAATGCCAAAACTTTGCCAGTATTAGGGCAGATGGTTGCCGCGCTGTTGGCTGGTAATGAAGTGATTTTACATTATCCTAGCCAGCCTGAAATCTGCATAGAAGTGGTTGATATCTTGTACAATGCCGGTATTAAAGAAGACGTGATCAGCATTGCTAATGACTCGCAAACCGTCATTTTGCTGCACATGGATCGCCTAGCTCAAGTCGCGGCTGTGGGCACTCCTGCAGAGATGCAAGAGCTAGCAACTGAACTGGCTAAGACGGATGGTATCTTGACGCAAATGATTGCGGTCACTGACGTTAGTGGCTGCCGTGAGATGTTGACGCCAGATTACCTCTATCGTTTTGTTACTGAGCGCGTTAAGACGATTAATACTACCGCTATTGGGGGCAACGCCAGCTTGCTAGAGTTGGTATAA
- a CDS encoding sensor histidine kinase, with protein sequence MRQISPTSIVKRFGSITTRMLVILALAFMLITLMVNWVIETYAKPRVVAMTSASIEGIGNEVINSIMANISRVDGIAKATSAISGGLPKDQAIYQDTLGSLMQQTDKNIVGGGVWFDPNMYQSGQERQSFVWARDNSGVMQRTERYNAKETVFNPYYRDSWYIPALYARHDHCVWSRAYIDPATKSPMMTCAKALYNSRNQAFDGVISFNLILDNLDAAMQVWRKKVGGYVFLIDLDNRFLTFPDKSLITYESRANPQGEMLNVEAFAKAQPGFAPIADRLTAINDELLDKAIATDESRYNFAANSIVSTTNAGQISAKESKLLSALLLLNGEQSMNFVESHLVDTVAVPNDLILQEPSTAFIFRMPFTYWKMVIVKPDSALTTVANGLSSQLLRYMLLGFIPILFMTAWAFRNYFTRPLRHMAEAVADMGALIERKQYQQLGAHKLPKSNVSEIQIISEQTNQLIDRVVENEGALAEINVLLEKKVVERTQALQQAMDELKASQVQLVRSEKMATLGQMVAGVAHEVNTPLGYVRSNMELVGENLSRFDELTQHIEHLLTVLKDADASQEERDVAISATLQCCTEIKEDEVSEDLAGLVHDGLFGVDQIAELVLSLRDFSRIDESKIKDIDINDCINSSLVMARNNLKTLDVVTELGDLPPVQCNPSQINQVLLNLFNNAAQAIPSDRKGQLTIVSALADEDTVTIRVTDNGKGMAEEVLARMFEPFFTTKKAGEGTGLGLAISTEIMEQHGGKLEAQSSVGEGTRFVMTLPVAQASSQARQAPKALFEA encoded by the coding sequence ATGAGACAGATCAGCCCCACGAGTATTGTCAAGCGCTTTGGCAGTATTACCACCCGTATGCTAGTAATCTTAGCATTGGCCTTTATGTTGATTACGTTGATGGTGAATTGGGTCATTGAGACCTATGCCAAGCCGCGTGTCGTTGCTATGACCTCAGCGTCTATCGAGGGCATTGGTAATGAAGTTATCAACAGTATTATGGCGAATATTAGTCGCGTAGATGGTATAGCGAAAGCCACCAGTGCTATCAGCGGTGGCCTGCCAAAAGACCAAGCTATTTATCAAGACACCTTAGGGAGCTTGATGCAGCAAACGGACAAGAATATCGTGGGCGGCGGGGTGTGGTTTGATCCGAATATGTATCAATCTGGTCAAGAGCGGCAGTCGTTTGTCTGGGCACGAGATAACTCAGGGGTGATGCAGCGTACGGAGCGCTATAACGCCAAAGAGACCGTGTTTAACCCGTATTATCGTGACTCGTGGTATATCCCTGCGCTCTATGCGCGCCATGACCATTGTGTTTGGAGCCGTGCCTATATTGATCCTGCCACCAAGTCTCCTATGATGACTTGTGCAAAAGCGCTGTATAACAGTCGCAATCAGGCGTTTGATGGGGTCATCTCTTTTAACCTTATCCTAGATAATCTCGATGCGGCTATGCAGGTTTGGCGGAAGAAAGTAGGGGGTTATGTCTTTTTAATAGACTTGGACAACCGTTTTTTAACTTTCCCTGATAAGTCTTTAATCACTTATGAGTCGCGTGCCAATCCACAAGGCGAGATGCTAAATGTTGAGGCGTTCGCCAAAGCACAGCCTGGTTTTGCCCCTATCGCTGACCGTTTAACCGCCATCAATGATGAGTTGTTGGATAAAGCCATTGCGACCGATGAGAGTCGCTATAACTTCGCGGCCAATAGCATTGTCAGTACCACCAATGCAGGTCAAATTAGCGCAAAAGAATCTAAATTGCTTTCAGCACTATTGCTGCTCAATGGCGAGCAATCGATGAATTTTGTTGAAAGTCATTTGGTCGATACTGTGGCTGTCCCTAATGACCTAATCTTGCAGGAACCGTCCACCGCCTTTATCTTCCGTATGCCCTTCACTTATTGGAAGATGGTCATTGTTAAGCCAGACAGCGCGCTGACCACTGTGGCAAATGGCTTGTCTAGCCAGCTACTGCGCTACATGCTCCTCGGCTTTATTCCTATCCTCTTTATGACCGCCTGGGCGTTCCGTAACTACTTTACGCGGCCGCTGCGCCATATGGCAGAAGCTGTAGCGGATATGGGGGCTTTGATTGAGCGCAAACAATATCAACAATTAGGCGCGCATAAACTACCGAAATCCAATGTGAGTGAAATTCAAATTATTAGTGAGCAGACCAACCAGCTGATAGACCGGGTGGTGGAAAACGAAGGAGCGCTTGCCGAGATTAATGTGTTGCTAGAGAAAAAAGTTGTGGAGAGAACGCAAGCCTTGCAACAGGCTATGGATGAACTCAAAGCCTCACAAGTGCAATTGGTCCGCTCTGAAAAAATGGCGACTTTAGGGCAAATGGTGGCAGGCGTGGCGCATGAGGTTAACACGCCGTTAGGTTATGTCCGCAGTAATATGGAATTGGTTGGAGAGAATTTATCGCGCTTTGATGAGCTGACTCAGCATATCGAGCACCTATTAACCGTGCTAAAAGATGCCGACGCTAGCCAGGAAGAGCGCGATGTCGCTATTAGCGCTACCTTGCAATGCTGTACGGAAATCAAAGAAGACGAGGTCAGCGAAGATTTAGCAGGCTTAGTCCATGATGGTTTATTTGGGGTCGATCAAATCGCTGAACTGGTGCTTAGCTTGCGTGATTTTTCCCGTATCGATGAGTCGAAGATTAAAGACATTGATATTAATGATTGTATCAATAGCTCGCTGGTCATGGCACGTAATAATCTAAAGACTTTGGATGTGGTTACAGAATTAGGTGACTTACCGCCGGTGCAATGCAACCCCTCGCAGATTAACCAAGTACTGCTTAACCTGTTTAACAATGCTGCCCAGGCTATCCCTAGCGATAGAAAAGGTCAGCTCACGATCGTCTCAGCACTCGCAGATGAGGATACTGTGACCATCAGGGTGACCGACAATGGTAAAGGTATGGCTGAGGAAGTGTTGGCACGTATGTTTGAACCGTTTTTCACGACCAAAAAGGCAGGCGAGGGTACAGGTCTAGGATTAGCAATTTCTACAGAAATTATGGAACAACATGGGGGCAAACTAGAAGCCCAGTCTAGCGTTGGTGAAGGCACAAGGTTTGTGATGACCCTACCGGTTGCTCAGGCATCTTCTCAGGCACGGCAAGCCCCTAAGGCGCTATTTGAGGCTTAG
- a CDS encoding HAD family hydrolase, whose translation MSNLFTPKIIFFDIDDTLSRDGIIAPHNQATLEALADTDIKLVIATGRAKPMLPDDILDLLDRGVLDAIICMNGQYSFYNDVDSSDGDSSENGEELNQVSNEVVIKHYPLTLPQAEQIVQICRQEEVVYKLDSTDYIAWSVAHERIKAMMVERSYFIVDPDFYKTNEVYQCSVIFNSLMDKMQHIDFAQYGLKLVHWHNMGADIIPADASKARAVQDVCDYYGIAVADAMAFGDGMNDLEMFDLVGCSVAMGDGQPALIERADLVTGSIEEFGIQAVLDKFLVT comes from the coding sequence ATGAGTAACTTATTTACCCCAAAAATTATCTTTTTCGATATAGACGATACCTTAAGCCGCGACGGCATTATCGCTCCCCATAACCAAGCGACTCTGGAAGCGCTAGCAGACACCGACATTAAACTGGTCATAGCGACAGGTCGCGCTAAGCCGATGCTGCCAGACGATATTTTAGACTTGCTTGACCGAGGGGTACTCGACGCTATCATTTGTATGAATGGTCAATACAGCTTTTATAATGACGTAGACAGCAGTGATGGGGATAGTAGTGAAAATGGCGAAGAGCTTAACCAGGTAAGCAACGAGGTGGTAATTAAACATTACCCACTAACGCTACCTCAAGCTGAGCAAATCGTACAAATCTGTAGGCAGGAGGAAGTGGTCTATAAGCTGGACTCGACGGACTATATTGCTTGGTCGGTAGCGCACGAAAGAATCAAGGCGATGATGGTAGAGCGTAGCTATTTCATTGTTGATCCTGACTTTTATAAAACCAATGAGGTTTATCAGTGTTCTGTCATTTTTAATAGCCTCATGGATAAGATGCAACATATCGACTTTGCTCAATACGGTTTAAAGCTAGTGCATTGGCATAACATGGGTGCTGATATTATTCCAGCAGATGCTTCCAAGGCGCGCGCGGTACAAGATGTTTGTGATTATTACGGGATAGCAGTTGCCGATGCCATGGCGTTTGGCGATGGTATGAACGATTTAGAGATGTTTGATTTGGTAGGGTGTAGCGTGGCGATGGGCGATGGTCAACCGGCGCTGATTGAACGAGCTGATTTAGTCACTGGCTCTATCGAGGAGTTTGGTATCCAAGCGGTGCTAGACAAGTTCCTTGTGACGTAG
- a CDS encoding metallophosphoesterase family protein, translated as MSVESTSPAIASNHSIKIAAISDIHSNVFALEAVLADIDDRSVQQVVNLGDILYGPIAPSQTYELLRAYQGWKSNDVITIQGNQDRLIYEANAAAIKDNPTLRFVLDELPADAIKWLRSLPVDYQLQENGFNEVIYLCHGAPNEDAMYLLEEVSSGSPVIREDSDIITRLAGQDASIILCGHSHISRTVMLSNGQIVVNTGSVGYPAYADESPVNHKMESCSPHASYALLECIKTPTGRQWQVEQVKIPYDFEAAAQLAAKHGREDLAFALRTGRVMATG; from the coding sequence ATGTCTGTAGAGTCTACAAGCCCCGCTATAGCGTCTAATCACTCCATCAAGATTGCGGCTATCTCTGATATCCACAGTAATGTTTTTGCTTTAGAAGCGGTATTAGCAGATATCGATGATCGGTCCGTGCAGCAAGTGGTTAATCTTGGTGATATCCTATATGGTCCTATCGCACCCAGCCAAACCTACGAATTATTAAGGGCCTATCAGGGGTGGAAGTCAAACGATGTCATTACTATTCAGGGCAATCAAGATCGCTTAATCTATGAGGCGAATGCGGCCGCAATCAAGGATAATCCTACGCTGAGATTTGTCCTTGACGAGTTGCCAGCAGACGCTATCAAGTGGTTGCGCAGTTTGCCCGTTGATTATCAGCTACAAGAAAACGGCTTTAACGAAGTCATCTATTTGTGTCATGGCGCGCCAAATGAGGATGCGATGTATCTGTTAGAAGAGGTGAGTAGTGGCTCTCCCGTGATAAGAGAGGATAGCGACATTATCACTCGTTTGGCTGGTCAAGACGCTAGCATTATCCTCTGTGGGCATTCGCATATCTCGCGGACTGTCATGTTATCTAATGGTCAGATTGTGGTGAATACCGGCAGTGTCGGTTATCCCGCTTATGCCGATGAGTCACCGGTCAATCATAAGATGGAGAGCTGCTCCCCGCACGCCAGTTATGCCTTACTCGAATGTATAAAAACCCCTACCGGCAGACAATGGCAGGTGGAGCAAGTCAAGATTCCTTATGACTTTGAGGCGGCCGCCCAATTAGCGGCAAAGCATGGCCGTGAGGACTTGGCATTTGCTTTACGCACGGGCAGAGTCATGGCGACGGGCTAA